The following coding sequences lie in one Duffyella gerundensis genomic window:
- a CDS encoding S66 family peptidase, translated as MPVRFPAKLVPGDLIAITAPSSGVPAHLHPRLDLAIANLKARGYRVYEGRCLREQYKNQSASPLLRAEELTFCLTEPEIKAVMPPWGGDLAIELLELLDFQMFAQAAPKWFTGFSDLSTLHFPLSTLSGWATVHGPNLMDLAARAPDATTEAIWRVLEGERGERLEQQSSAAFQPGENQWGPASDAAFNLTEKTRWTHLDGVTASACFQGRLIGGCLDIIARLAGTPFGNLPHFAQRNNEEGIILYFENVEMGPCELTRALFSLRLQGWFTHLNGILIGRSAGPNNDDASKHQYIDALRAALGDLTIPVIYDVDIGHIPPQMTLVNGASAVVTFTAEGGCLTQQL; from the coding sequence ATGCCCGTGCGTTTTCCGGCAAAACTGGTTCCGGGAGATCTGATTGCGATCACTGCGCCTTCTTCTGGCGTGCCAGCCCATTTACATCCACGTCTGGATCTGGCGATAGCGAATCTCAAAGCGCGAGGTTATCGGGTTTATGAAGGGCGTTGCCTGCGCGAACAATATAAAAATCAAAGTGCGAGCCCTTTGTTGCGCGCCGAAGAGCTGACATTCTGCTTAACCGAGCCTGAAATCAAAGCCGTTATGCCGCCGTGGGGCGGTGATTTAGCCATTGAGTTGCTGGAGCTGCTCGATTTTCAGATGTTCGCACAGGCTGCACCCAAATGGTTCACCGGCTTCTCCGATCTCAGCACGCTGCATTTCCCCTTATCCACGCTGTCAGGCTGGGCGACCGTTCACGGCCCTAACCTGATGGATTTAGCTGCCAGAGCGCCTGATGCCACCACCGAGGCGATATGGCGTGTGCTTGAAGGCGAGCGCGGTGAACGGCTCGAACAGCAGTCCTCGGCGGCGTTTCAACCTGGAGAAAACCAGTGGGGGCCAGCATCAGATGCGGCTTTCAACCTGACCGAAAAAACCCGCTGGACACATCTTGATGGCGTCACTGCCTCCGCCTGTTTCCAGGGGCGCTTGATCGGCGGCTGCCTGGATATTATCGCCAGGCTGGCGGGCACGCCTTTTGGTAATTTGCCGCACTTTGCACAGAGAAATAACGAAGAGGGCATTATTCTCTATTTTGAAAATGTTGAGATGGGTCCCTGCGAATTAACGCGCGCCCTGTTCAGCCTGCGATTACAAGGCTGGTTTACGCACCTCAATGGCATTCTGATTGGCCGCAGCGCCGGACCGAATAACGATGATGCCTCGAAGCATCAATACATTGATGCGCTGCGCGCTGCCCTTGGCGATCTGACTATTCCGGTAATTTACGATGTTGATATCGGCCATATTCCGCCGCAGATGACGCTGGTTAACGGCGCCAGTGCCGTGGTGACATTTACCGCAGAAGGCGGTTGTCTGACCCAACAGTTATAA
- a CDS encoding Vat family streptogramin A O-acetyltransferase codes for MHGPDPSDKHPMAGFPQVCFIKNTVNNPNIIVGDYTYYDDPEDSENFERNVLYHFPFIGDKLIIGKFCAIARGAQFIMNGANHKLSGFSTFPFYIFGQGWEKALPQAGELPYKGDTVIGNDVWIGYQALIMPGVTIGNGAIISSRSVVTADVPAYTIVGGNPAKVIKQRFPAEIIAALEQLAWWDWPIEKITQNLPAIMSADIAAFVD; via the coding sequence ATGCACGGACCCGATCCATCAGATAAACACCCCATGGCGGGTTTTCCTCAGGTCTGCTTTATTAAGAACACGGTGAACAATCCCAATATTATCGTTGGTGATTACACCTATTACGATGACCCGGAAGATTCAGAAAATTTCGAACGCAACGTGCTTTATCATTTTCCCTTTATTGGCGATAAGCTGATCATCGGTAAATTTTGCGCGATTGCCCGGGGCGCGCAGTTCATTATGAATGGTGCCAACCATAAACTTTCCGGCTTCTCGACCTTTCCCTTTTATATCTTCGGCCAGGGTTGGGAAAAAGCGCTGCCACAGGCCGGCGAGCTGCCTTACAAGGGCGACACGGTGATTGGCAATGACGTCTGGATAGGTTATCAGGCACTGATTATGCCCGGCGTAACCATTGGCAATGGCGCGATAATCTCCTCTCGATCGGTGGTTACCGCTGATGTTCCTGCCTATACCATTGTGGGTGGCAACCCGGCTAAGGTGATTAAGCAGCGCTTTCCTGCTGAGATCATCGCCGCGCTTGAGCAACTGGCCTGGTGGGACTGGCCGATCGAGAAAATCACCCAAAATCTGCCCGCGATCATGTCGGCCGATATTGCGGCTTTCGTCGATTAG
- a CDS encoding substrate-binding domain-containing protein produces the protein MKRVSIVDVAKEAEVSVSTVSLVLRQKGKISPATIARVQQAMTTLGYVHNVAAANLRASTSNLIGLIIRDFSDSFAIKVMASIVQELERRQYMVFLGQPQNDEEALERCLLSFKQQGVAGVIYLNSDVTASALPEAIRRCPLPLVVVSQSLSEEKCDLVMRDNRQAANLATRYLIERGHRNIAYIGGGESDRIRQQRLQGFRSALTQYGMIFREELAPACDESTRAAGLVTRKLLEKNNAVTALLCHSPNAMLGGISAVHQVGRTLGKDLFLTSQVALLGFEDMLHVNLTSPSLTYVSSASEETGCQAAGLILRKINEADLTPQRIILSGQLVIRESA, from the coding sequence GTGAAAAGAGTCAGTATTGTTGATGTCGCCAAAGAGGCCGAGGTGTCGGTTTCCACCGTGTCGCTGGTGCTGCGGCAGAAAGGAAAGATCTCTCCCGCCACCATTGCACGCGTACAGCAGGCGATGACCACGCTGGGCTATGTTCACAACGTAGCCGCCGCCAATTTACGCGCCAGCACCTCCAATCTGATTGGCCTGATCATCCGCGACTTCAGCGACAGCTTCGCCATCAAGGTGATGGCCAGCATCGTGCAGGAGCTGGAACGTCGGCAATATATGGTGTTTCTCGGTCAGCCGCAAAACGATGAAGAGGCGCTCGAACGCTGCCTGCTGTCGTTTAAGCAGCAGGGCGTCGCAGGGGTCATCTATTTGAATTCTGATGTCACTGCTTCTGCGTTGCCGGAAGCGATTCGTCGCTGTCCGCTACCGCTGGTGGTGGTGTCGCAGTCTCTTTCTGAAGAGAAGTGTGATTTGGTGATGCGTGATAACCGGCAGGCGGCCAATCTGGCAACCCGTTATCTGATAGAGCGTGGACACCGCAATATCGCCTATATTGGCGGCGGAGAAAGCGATCGCATTCGCCAGCAGCGTCTGCAGGGTTTTCGCAGCGCGCTAACGCAATACGGCATGATTTTCCGTGAGGAGTTGGCGCCCGCCTGCGATGAAAGCACTCGCGCCGCTGGCCTCGTGACCCGTAAGCTGCTGGAAAAAAATAATGCCGTTACCGCGCTGCTCTGCCATTCTCCCAATGCGATGCTCGGCGGTATCAGCGCCGTACACCAGGTTGGCCGCACGTTAGGCAAGGATCTGTTTTTAACCTCTCAGGTCGCGCTGTTGGGATTTGAGGATATGCTGCACGTGAACCTGACTTCGCCTTCCCTGACCTACGTTTCCTCTGCCAGTGAGGAGACCGGCTGTCAGGCGGCCGGATTGATTCTGCGCAAGATTAATGAGGCCGATTTGACACCGCAGCGGATTATTCTCTCCGGCCAGCTGGTGATTCGTGAATCGGCATGA
- a CDS encoding PTS transporter subunit EIIC, with translation MSVISGLTRSLSKLSMIGRALMLPISLLPAAGLLLAFGDKFHLPLMMNAGGVIFDNLPLLFAIGSAVGLASESGIAALSAAVSVFITNVTIGTVLSITPEMAAQGGKYAMVVGIPTLQMGVFGGLLCGILAAWCYNRFHTIQLPEFLGFFSGKRFVAIATAFLSFLLGLLLPYIWQYIQSGIDALSVVVNGDNQAASTFIFGLVERALIPLGLHHIWYPSFWYSFGDYTTQAGQVIHGDQTIWFKMLEEGVKSFSSDSYQNAGKFMQGEFPLMLFALPAACLAMYHEAQTRNKKIAAGILFSAGLTCFLTGITEPVEFTFIFVAPILYVFNAIMAGLSYMCMYLLHAHIAKSFSAGLIDYISFGILPSFNGFQTNYLNAIIIGVPMGLIYYVTFRFVIRRYDIKTPGRADVTADASNKTDDELATEIIGLLGGAHNIASVGACITRLRVEVAQGPQVDKDGLNGLGARGVVFVGDKGVQVIFGARAQFIAQRMSAILGK, from the coding sequence ATGAGTGTGATTTCAGGATTAACACGTTCGCTGTCCAAATTGTCGATGATAGGCCGCGCCCTGATGCTGCCCATTTCATTGTTGCCCGCAGCGGGATTGCTGTTGGCGTTTGGCGATAAGTTTCACTTACCGCTGATGATGAATGCGGGTGGTGTAATCTTTGATAACTTGCCGCTGCTGTTTGCCATTGGTTCGGCGGTTGGGCTGGCGTCGGAATCGGGTATCGCTGCGCTGTCGGCGGCGGTTTCGGTATTTATTACTAACGTTACCATCGGCACCGTGCTCTCCATTACGCCTGAAATGGCGGCGCAGGGCGGCAAGTACGCCATGGTGGTAGGCATTCCAACGTTGCAGATGGGCGTCTTCGGTGGGCTGCTGTGCGGCATCCTTGCGGCCTGGTGTTATAACCGTTTCCACACCATACAGCTGCCGGAGTTTCTTGGCTTTTTCTCCGGCAAACGCTTTGTGGCGATTGCCACCGCCTTTCTCTCATTTCTGCTTGGCCTGCTGCTGCCCTATATCTGGCAATATATTCAGTCCGGCATTGATGCGTTGTCGGTGGTGGTAAACGGCGATAATCAGGCCGCCTCAACCTTTATCTTTGGGCTGGTTGAACGCGCGCTGATTCCGCTGGGTCTGCATCACATCTGGTATCCCTCGTTCTGGTACTCCTTCGGCGATTACACCACCCAGGCTGGTCAGGTGATCCATGGCGATCAAACTATCTGGTTCAAAATGCTGGAAGAAGGCGTGAAGTCGTTCAGCAGCGACAGCTATCAAAATGCCGGTAAGTTTATGCAGGGTGAGTTTCCGCTGATGCTGTTTGCCCTGCCAGCCGCCTGTCTGGCGATGTATCATGAAGCGCAAACCCGCAACAAAAAGATTGCAGCGGGGATTCTATTTTCCGCCGGGCTGACCTGTTTCCTCACCGGTATTACCGAGCCGGTAGAGTTTACCTTTATCTTCGTGGCGCCAATTCTTTACGTCTTCAATGCGATCATGGCCGGGCTTTCCTATATGTGTATGTATCTGCTGCATGCGCACATCGCCAAATCATTTTCTGCTGGCCTGATTGACTACATTTCATTTGGCATCCTGCCATCGTTTAACGGCTTTCAAACCAACTACCTCAACGCCATCATTATCGGCGTGCCGATGGGTCTGATTTATTACGTCACCTTCCGCTTTGTGATTCGGCGGTATGACATCAAAACGCCGGGGCGCGCCGATGTCACTGCTGACGCCAGTAATAAAACCGATGACGAACTGGCCACCGAAATTATTGGCCTGCTTGGCGGCGCGCATAACATCGCCTCAGTCGGTGCCTGCATTACCCGCCTGCGTGTAGAAGTGGCTCAGGGGCCACAGGTTGATAAAGATGGTCTGAACGGGTTGGGCGCGCGCGGTGTGGTCTTCGTCGGCGACAAGGGGGTGCAGGTGATTTTCGGGGCCCGTGCGCAGTTTATTGCGCAACGTATGTCCGCCATACTGGGAAAATAA
- a CDS encoding NAD(P)-binding protein, whose product MPITRRDFLNGVALTVAAGLTPLELLQAAGHATMLDGDAQYPPALMGLRGNHPGSFENAHALGREHENFNFDALPVEEHYDLVIVGGGISGLAAACFWQQVAGKDKKILILDNHDDFGGHAKRNEFSVGKKTLIGYGGSESFQSPANNFSPVANKLLQDVGISVVKMKQCFDQNFYPDQNLSRGVFFDKKNFGETRIVSGDPGRAVSDDIPPDRLNGRNIEDFINDFPLAEGDKQALIDLHVRPKDYLQPMSVDEKTEWLDTHSYREFLLKKVGLSEMAVLYFQQRTNDFFAIGIEGISCNDARACALPGMEAMQLPPLEEEAQADLDEPYTYHFPDGNAGLTRLLVRHLIPEALAGSTMEDSLTSRLDYSRLDRQENNTRLRLNSIVVNAVNSDDGVVVTYLNAGKPHRVRGRSAIMACYNMMIPFLVPETPKPQQEYLRMNVKAPLVYTNVAIKNWSSFKALGIHEFYCPAAPYSRVKLDYPVSMGDYQHPKNDDEPMVLHMVYVPTWPGSNLTAREQFRRGRAYLLGTSFDTHEAMIRDQLQEMLGGAGFDHQRDIVGITVNRWAHGYAYYASPLFDDLDKMPEIIKEARQPVGRIAIANSDSDWSAYAHAAIDQAWRAVNELQAMG is encoded by the coding sequence ATGCCAATTACCCGTCGTGATTTTCTTAATGGCGTTGCCTTAACGGTTGCTGCCGGCCTGACGCCGCTGGAGCTGCTTCAGGCCGCGGGCCATGCAACAATGCTTGATGGCGATGCGCAATATCCGCCTGCATTGATGGGTTTACGCGGTAATCATCCAGGCTCGTTTGAAAATGCCCACGCGCTGGGTCGCGAACATGAGAATTTTAATTTCGATGCGCTTCCCGTCGAAGAGCACTATGACCTGGTGATTGTCGGCGGCGGCATCAGTGGTCTGGCGGCCGCCTGCTTCTGGCAGCAGGTAGCCGGTAAAGATAAAAAAATTCTCATTCTGGATAATCACGATGATTTTGGCGGACATGCCAAACGCAATGAATTTTCCGTCGGTAAGAAAACCCTGATCGGCTATGGCGGCAGTGAATCATTCCAGTCGCCTGCCAATAACTTCAGTCCGGTAGCCAATAAGCTGCTGCAGGACGTTGGCATCAGCGTGGTAAAAATGAAGCAGTGTTTTGATCAGAATTTTTATCCCGATCAAAATCTGAGCCGCGGTGTTTTCTTCGATAAAAAGAATTTTGGCGAAACCCGAATTGTAAGTGGCGATCCGGGCCGGGCCGTCTCCGATGATATTCCGCCAGACAGGCTGAACGGCCGCAATATAGAAGATTTTATCAACGATTTCCCGCTTGCCGAGGGGGATAAACAGGCGCTGATCGATCTGCACGTCAGGCCAAAAGATTATCTGCAGCCGATGAGTGTCGATGAGAAAACCGAGTGGCTGGACACCCACAGCTATCGGGAATTCCTGCTCAAGAAAGTCGGACTGAGCGAAATGGCTGTGCTCTATTTCCAGCAGCGCACCAATGACTTTTTCGCCATCGGCATCGAAGGCATTTCCTGCAACGATGCGCGAGCTTGCGCGTTGCCTGGCATGGAGGCGATGCAGTTGCCGCCACTGGAGGAAGAGGCACAGGCCGATCTTGACGAGCCTTACACCTATCATTTTCCCGACGGCAACGCGGGTTTAACCCGGCTGCTGGTGCGCCATCTGATCCCGGAAGCGCTGGCTGGCAGCACCATGGAAGATTCGCTCACTTCACGGCTCGATTACAGCCGACTTGATCGTCAGGAGAACAACACGCGCCTGCGCCTGAACAGCATCGTGGTTAACGCCGTAAACAGCGACGATGGCGTGGTGGTGACTTACCTTAACGCTGGCAAGCCTCATCGGGTACGCGGCCGCAGTGCGATCATGGCCTGCTACAACATGATGATTCCGTTCCTGGTGCCAGAGACGCCGAAACCGCAGCAAGAGTATCTGCGCATGAACGTCAAAGCCCCGCTGGTTTATACCAATGTGGCGATCAAAAACTGGTCATCCTTTAAGGCGTTGGGCATTCACGAGTTTTACTGCCCGGCAGCGCCATACAGCCGGGTGAAGCTCGATTATCCGGTCAGCATGGGTGACTATCAACACCCGAAAAATGATGATGAGCCGATGGTACTGCATATGGTTTATGTGCCGACCTGGCCGGGCAGCAACCTCACCGCGCGTGAACAGTTCAGGCGCGGCCGCGCCTATTTGCTTGGCACCTCGTTTGATACTCACGAGGCGATGATCCGCGATCAGCTACAGGAGATGCTGGGCGGCGCTGGATTTGACCACCAGCGCGACATTGTTGGCATCACCGTTAACCGCTGGGCGCACGGTTACGCCTACTACGCCAGCCCGCTGTTTGATGACCTCGATAAAATGCCTGAGATTATCAAAGAAGCGCGCCAACCGGTTGGCCGTATTGCCATCGCCAATTCTGATTCCGACTGGAGTGCCTACGCTCATGCGGCAATCGATCAGGCCTGGCGCGCCGTTAATGAACTCCAGGCAATGGGCTGA
- a CDS encoding c-type cytochrome, giving the protein MSKLIPILAVMFSASAFANTAEGEYIARIADCVACHTQKNGDEMAGGKRFQTPLGDIFSTNITPDRQQGIGAYSYEEFDRAVRQGIARDGHYLYPAMPYPSYEKMKEEDIRSLYDYFMHGVKPSAQKNQASEIPWYFSPRWPLRIWNGLFTETAAGTAVAQDPQQNRIMRGKYIVEGPGHCGACHTPRGIAQQEKAYDSADPVYLSGAMIDGWFAPSLRDLTLADDELQALLHRGRSRHSAVAGPMSEVITQSTQYLTEADRRSVSAYLLSLNSDKAHGDRVVSSERAKTKNASGNALYFRYCSTCHAIDGKGTDYNVPSLVNNAAVNAEDPANLIKVIAWGAETPVTKGNIPYKMPAYQGEISDEQLRDVVNYVRGAWGNHVEPISEQKIKDVLENKH; this is encoded by the coding sequence ATGTCTAAGTTGATTCCGATCCTTGCAGTAATGTTCTCTGCCAGCGCCTTTGCCAATACTGCCGAGGGAGAATACATCGCGCGCATTGCAGACTGCGTGGCCTGCCATACCCAGAAGAATGGCGACGAAATGGCCGGTGGCAAAAGATTTCAAACGCCGCTCGGCGATATTTTCTCAACCAATATTACGCCCGATCGGCAACAGGGAATTGGCGCGTACTCTTATGAAGAATTTGACCGCGCCGTGCGCCAGGGTATTGCGCGGGACGGGCATTATCTCTATCCGGCGATGCCCTATCCTTCCTATGAAAAAATGAAAGAGGAAGATATCAGGTCGTTGTATGACTATTTTATGCACGGCGTAAAACCGTCGGCGCAAAAGAATCAAGCCAGCGAGATTCCCTGGTATTTTTCGCCGCGCTGGCCGCTGCGTATCTGGAATGGTCTCTTTACCGAAACAGCCGCAGGCACCGCTGTCGCGCAGGATCCCCAGCAAAACCGGATCATGCGCGGCAAATATATTGTGGAAGGGCCGGGACATTGCGGTGCCTGCCATACGCCGAGAGGCATTGCCCAGCAGGAAAAAGCCTATGACAGCGCGGATCCGGTTTATCTCAGCGGCGCAATGATTGATGGCTGGTTTGCGCCATCACTAAGAGACTTAACGCTTGCTGATGACGAGCTGCAAGCGTTGTTGCATCGCGGAAGAAGCCGCCATTCTGCGGTCGCCGGGCCTATGAGTGAAGTGATCACCCAGAGCACGCAATATCTGACCGAAGCCGATCGTCGATCGGTCAGCGCCTATTTATTGAGTCTCAACAGTGATAAAGCCCATGGCGATCGCGTCGTCTCATCGGAACGCGCTAAGACGAAAAACGCATCGGGCAACGCGCTTTATTTCCGTTATTGTTCAACCTGTCACGCTATCGACGGCAAGGGAACCGATTACAACGTGCCTTCTCTGGTGAATAACGCGGCGGTAAACGCGGAGGATCCTGCTAATTTGATCAAAGTTATCGCCTGGGGCGCTGAGACGCCGGTTACCAAAGGCAACATTCCTTATAAAATGCCCGCTTATCAGGGCGAAATAAGCGATGAGCAATTGCGGGACGTGGTGAATTACGTTCGTGGCGCGTGGGGCAATCATGTCGAGCCGATCAGCGAACAAAAGATTAAAGATGTGCTGGAAAATAAGCATTGA
- a CDS encoding DUF1479 domain-containing protein: MNTGYTSIHHPEDVKQAVRLVKKALREQIGDVERLFDQVKAKIVSEISAARAEEQQRGSAWPEVSQSDIASGKISEEVRDHIRRRGCVVVRQTFNRQQALQWDRSLLDYLDENDFDRVYKGPGDNFFGNLEASRPEIYPVYWSPAQMAARQSDAMAQTQTFLNRLWKFESEGERWFEPDVSIIYPDRIRRRLPGTTSSGLGAHTDSGALERWLLPAYQNVFRHIFANRFDQYDPWDAAWRTRVNEYEAGTTTKCSAFRTFQGWTALSDMQPGQGLLHVVPVPEAMAYMLLRPLLKDVPEDELCGVSPGKVLPVSEKWHPELIQGLCSIPELQAGDSVWWHCDVIHAVAPVENQQGWGNVMYIPAAPWCDKNAVCAANVARALAAGASPNDFPREDYELTWKNRFTPDMLNANGRRSLGME; the protein is encoded by the coding sequence ATGAACACGGGATACACCTCAATTCATCATCCGGAAGACGTTAAACAGGCCGTGCGCCTGGTAAAAAAAGCGTTAAGAGAACAGATTGGCGACGTCGAAAGGCTGTTTGATCAGGTAAAAGCAAAGATAGTCAGTGAAATCAGTGCGGCTCGAGCTGAAGAGCAGCAGCGCGGTTCGGCCTGGCCAGAGGTCAGCCAGAGTGACATCGCCAGTGGGAAAATTTCAGAGGAAGTCAGAGACCATATTCGCCGCCGCGGCTGCGTAGTAGTCAGGCAGACGTTCAACCGCCAGCAGGCGCTGCAATGGGATAGATCGCTGCTCGACTATCTGGATGAAAACGATTTTGATCGCGTTTATAAGGGGCCGGGCGATAATTTCTTTGGCAACCTTGAGGCGTCGCGCCCGGAGATCTATCCAGTCTACTGGTCGCCCGCGCAGATGGCGGCCCGGCAGAGTGACGCGATGGCGCAGACTCAAACCTTCCTCAACCGCCTGTGGAAATTTGAATCCGAGGGCGAACGCTGGTTCGAGCCAGACGTCAGTATCATCTATCCCGATCGCATCCGTCGTCGGCTACCGGGCACCACATCCTCAGGATTGGGCGCGCACACCGATTCCGGCGCGCTGGAGCGCTGGTTGCTTCCGGCTTATCAGAACGTTTTCCGTCATATCTTCGCTAATCGTTTTGATCAATACGATCCCTGGGATGCCGCGTGGCGTACCAGGGTGAATGAGTATGAGGCGGGCACCACCACAAAATGCTCGGCGTTCCGTACCTTTCAGGGTTGGACGGCGCTGTCCGACATGCAGCCGGGGCAAGGGCTGCTGCATGTGGTGCCGGTGCCGGAAGCGATGGCCTACATGCTGCTGCGTCCGCTATTAAAGGACGTGCCGGAAGATGAACTGTGCGGCGTATCGCCCGGCAAAGTGCTGCCGGTATCAGAAAAATGGCACCCTGAATTGATTCAGGGGTTATGTTCTATTCCTGAACTGCAGGCGGGAGACTCGGTTTGGTGGCACTGCGACGTTATCCATGCCGTGGCACCGGTCGAAAATCAGCAGGGCTGGGGAAATGTTATGTATATCCCGGCCGCGCCCTGGTGCGACAAAAACGCGGTCTGTGCGGCAAACGTCGCGCGCGCGCTGGCAGCAGGCGCATCGCCCAATGATTTTCCGCGGGAAGATTATGAACTGACCTGGAAAAATCGCTTCACACCTGACATGCTCAACGCCAACGGGCGCCGCAGTCTTGGCATGGAATAA
- a CDS encoding DNA-binding transcriptional regulator YciT: MNIRHQHIIQLVSERGSISVSELSQIASVSEVTIRQDLNVLEKGGFLRRVHGAAVAPESDDVGARMRTRYATKKRLAEHAASLVNAGEVVFIEGGSTNALLARELSERQDITIVTVSHYIATLLRDTGGDVIILGGLYQKSSESVVGPLTRICIQNLNFHKVFIGIDGWDALTGFNGRNMLRCDVVNALMAKQTHTVALTDSSKFGQIHPYPLAPECPFSHVITDSDIPDADREILAAQGLQLDIIDIV; this comes from the coding sequence ATGAACATACGGCATCAACATATTATTCAGCTGGTCAGTGAACGCGGCAGCATCAGCGTCAGTGAACTTTCTCAGATTGCGAGCGTATCAGAAGTAACGATACGGCAGGATTTAAACGTGCTGGAAAAAGGCGGCTTTCTGCGCCGTGTGCACGGTGCGGCGGTTGCGCCTGAAAGTGATGATGTCGGCGCGCGCATGCGCACCCGCTATGCCACCAAAAAACGGCTCGCCGAACACGCGGCATCACTGGTGAATGCTGGCGAGGTGGTGTTCATTGAGGGCGGCAGCACCAATGCGCTACTGGCGAGGGAGCTAAGCGAAAGGCAGGATATTACCATCGTCACCGTTAGCCACTATATCGCCACGCTGCTCAGAGACACCGGCGGCGATGTCATTATCCTTGGCGGTCTCTATCAGAAAAGCAGCGAGTCGGTGGTAGGGCCGCTGACCCGGATTTGCATTCAAAACCTGAACTTTCATAAAGTATTTATTGGTATTGATGGCTGGGATGCACTTACCGGCTTCAATGGTCGAAATATGCTGCGCTGCGATGTCGTTAACGCGCTGATGGCGAAACAGACTCACACTGTCGCGCTGACCGATTCATCGAAATTTGGTCAAATCCATCCGTATCCGCTGGCACCAGAATGCCCCTTTAGCCATGTGATCACCGACAGCGATATTCCTGACGCCGACAGAGAGATTCTGGCAGCTCAGGGGCTGCAACTGGATATTATCGACATTGTCTGA